Proteins encoded in a region of the Cyclopterus lumpus isolate fCycLum1 chromosome 23, fCycLum1.pri, whole genome shotgun sequence genome:
- the LOC117726279 gene encoding zinc finger protein 11-like → MESPYRAENDSLLLLPSLRLFIPPLRLVSAAMWQVVQRGSVQDYGMVEEFVCTVSEIVPELLNADQKAQLLLGLRARVVLELCRAERILDTETIEMHLERIKALVSTWAAQPCFAEVEFPESNFVDQIELLLKDADEKEKFFQDVFPMDFGPEYDSALQVLMLDFLSRLEKLLPVPDIQQTASMLGAVPSALEECVHSVPDPQHLKTVLLYHTTLGHLDLPDETQTIPSSFGNCILSSLSLPQLEKVVIDADQIQLQPPSEQIQGCMTVQVEGETVTLLDYIQIEQPSGLGNPDDDDVEENELNEEEATEEIGDALKPAAFQPLKQSKKLQLKRNVLKEKDSAKRQRKKYSSEKTCPVCNKMFLRAAAMRRHQETHSSNREFKYKCANCDKRFRDHYDMNRHNMRVHEKDEFDNSAKEEEAGDAGTSEGSENKNCALCGKYFGRRVDMERHMRSHSEDRPYNCCFCEKKFKNPYVLKRHQQEICKSRELKRPKKRETQRAKPPQPPPPEGSTEGKVCPICSRILPCTADISKHLRSHTEERPFICVTCEKGFKYKDTLKKHQIIHGHEGIREEQSKTVEQILAEADAGNVDKKDADPDAPADASEDSPLTPMQRVKRKAGKVCPVCSRAFDSVKTLNRHVQCHTEDRPYHCVHCKKRFKHMHGLKRHQIYAICHKKITRFSWKKEQRAGPSHGDATGADPPPLKIPVWCSNCGKHFEYPSALKEHQENVCRVEVSEIMRCDDCGKEFKSMTMLKVHQRIHDPLYCKECGKILANEPAFERHKLMHRPMQCTMCDKAFTLLRRLREHYEKQHEFIGPYPCTQCDKTFMQLSYLAIHQRIHKGEFPYICSMCPDKFRSSNCLTVHQRKHTGEKPFLCWQCGKCYRSASELTVHMGTHSEERPWACAQCDMAYRTKLQLTNHVEQVHIGVRYPCNSCGKQFMKETSLKRHELIHTGERPHQCTVCGKTFLTANELRLHNRYHTGERPYKCEECGKAFIQSGYLKSHMRIHTGEKPFKCDICDKGFRLSYHMKKHRRTHAGKPKSYICEECGVSFLHKKSLWEHSLCHDVKVEPSFAGEVRIEFQ, encoded by the exons actccctcctcctgctgccgtCCCTCCGCCTCTTCATACCTCCCCTGCGCCTGGTGTCCGCCGCCATGTGGCAGGTCGTCCAGAGGGGCAGCGTGCAGGACTACGGGATGGTGGAGGAGTTCGTCTGCACGGTTTCAGAAATTGTACCCGAGCTTCTGAATGCGGATCAGAAGGCTCAGCTCCTCCTGGGACTCAGGGCGCGG GTGGTTCTCGAGCTGTGTCGGGCCGAGCGGATATTAGACACGGAAACCATCGAGATGCACCTGGAGCGGATCAAGGCCCTCGTGTCCACCTGGGCGGCGCAG CCGTGTTTCGCGGAGGTCGAGTTCCCGGAATCGAACTTTGTGGATCAAATCGAGTTGCTGTTGAAGGACGCCGACGAGAAGGAGAAGTTCTTCCAG GATGTTTTCCCCATGGATTTTGGGCCTGAATACGACAGCGCGCTACAGGTGCTGATGCTGGATTTTCTCTCCAGGCTGGAGAAGCTTCTCCCCGTACCAGACATCCAGCAG ACGGCCTCCATGCTCGGCGCGGTCCCGTCCGCCCTGGAGGAGTGTGTCCACTCCGTTCCCGACCCGCAGCACCTGAAAACCGTGCTGCTGTACCACACCACACTTGGACATTTGgatttacctg aTGAAACTCAGACCATTCCTTCCTCCTTTGGGAACTGCATCCTCTCGTCGCTGTCCCTCCCTCAGCTGGAGAAGGTCGTGATCGACGCGGACCAGATTCAGCTGCAGCCTCCGTCGGAGCAGATTCAAGGCTGCATGACGGTCCAGGTGGAGGGCGAAACCGTGACCCTGCTGGACTACATCCAGATCGAACAGCCGTCGGGTTTGGGTAACCCTGACGACGACGACGTAGAAGAAAACGAACTAAACGAGGAGGAAGCAACAGAGGAGATCGGCGACGCCCTGAAGCCGGCGGCTTTTCAGCCACTGAAGCAAAGCAAAAAGCTCCAGCTGAAGAGGAACGTTTTGAAGGAAAAGGACTCGgcgaagaggcagaggaagaaatACTCCAGCGAGAAAACGTGCCCCGTGTGCAATAAGATGTTCCTGCGGGCGGCGGCCATGAGGCGGCACCAGGAAACGCACTCCTCCAACAGGGAATTCAAGTACAAGTGCGCCAACTGTGACAAGCGCTTCCGGGACCACTACGACATGAACCGGCACAACATGCGCGTTCACGAAAAGGACGAGTTCGACAACAGcgccaaagaggaggaggcgggagaCGCCGGCACTTCCGAGGGGTCGGAAAACAAAAACTGCGCCCTGTGCGGGAAGTATTTCGGCCGGCGGGTGGACATGGAGCGACACATGAGGTCCCACTCGGAGGACCGCCCGTACAACTGTTGTTTCTGCGAGAAGAAGTTTAAGAACCCCTACGTTTTGAAGAGACACCAGCAGGAGATTTGCAAGAGCCGAGAGCTGAAAAGGCcgaagaagagagagacgcaGCGCGCCAAGCCGCCGCAGCCGCCGCCGCCCGAGGGCTCGACGGAGGGCAAAGTCTGCCCCATCTGCAGCCGGATCCTACCCTGCACCGCGGACATCTCCAAGCACCTGCGCTCTCACACGGAAGAGCGTCCTTTCATATGCGTCACCTGCGAGAAGGGCTTCAAGTACAAGGACACGTTGAAGAAGCACCAGATCATTCACGGCCACGAGGGCATCCGAGAGGAGCAGAGCAAGACGGTGGAACAGATTCTGGCGGAAGCCGACGCGGGCAACGTCGATAAAAAAGACGCGGATCCGGACGCGCCCGCGGACGCTTCCGAGGACTCCCCGTTGACGCCGATGCAGAGGGTCAAGAGAAAAGCCGGCAAAGTCTGCCCCGTCTGCTCTCGGGCGTTCGACAGCGTCAAAACGCTGAACAGGCACGTGCAGTGCCACACCGAGGACCGCCCGTACCACTGCGTCCACTGCAAGAAGCGCTTCAAACACATGCACGGGCTCAAGAGGCACCAGATCTACGCCATTTGCCACAAGAAAATCACCCGGTTCTCGTGGAAGAAAGAGCAGCGGGCGGGGCCCAGCCACGGCGACGCGACGGGCGCCGACCCGCCGCCGCTCAAGATTCCCGTGTGGTGCTCGAACTGCGGCAAACACTTCGAGTACCCGTCGGCTCTGAAGGAGCACCAGGAGAACGTCTGCCGAGTGGAGGTGAGTGAAATCATGAGGTGCGACGACTGCGGGAAAGAGTTCAAGAGCATGACGATGCTCAAGGTGCACCAGAGGATCCACGACCCGCTCTACTGCAAGGAGTGCGGCAAGATCCTCGCCAACGAGCCGGCCTTCGAGCGCCACAAGCTCATGCACCGGCCGATGCAGTGCACCATGTGCGATAAGGCGTTCACGCTGCTGCGGCGCCTGCGGGAGCACTACGAGAAGCAGCACGAGTTCATCGGGCCGTATCCCTGCACGCAGTGCGACAAGACCTTCATGCAGCTCTCCTACCTCGCCATCCACCAGCGGATCCACAAGGGCGAGTTCCCGTACATCTGCAGCATGTGCCCCGACAAGTTCCGGTCCTCCAACTGTCTGACGGTGCACCAGAGGAAGCACACCGGGGAGAAGCCCTTCCTGTGCTGGCAGTGCGGCAAGTGTTACCGCTCGGCCTCGGAGCTCACGGTGCACATGGGCACCCACTCGGAGGAGAGGCCCTGGGCCTGCGCGCAGTGCGACATGGCCTACCGCACCAAGCTGCAGCTGACCAACCACGTGGAGCAGGTCCACATCGGCGTGCGCTACCCCTGCAACAGCTGCGGGAAGCAGTTCATGAAGGAGACGTCCCTGAAGAGGCACGAGCTCATCCACACGGGCGAGAGGCCTCACCAGTGCACCGTGTGCGGGAAGACCTTCCTGACCGCCAACGAGCTGCGGCTGCACAACCGCTATCACACCGGGGAGCGGCCGTACAAGTGCGAGGAGTGCGGCAAGGCCTTCATCCAGTCGGGGTATCTGAAGTCGCACATGCGCATCCACACCGGGGAGAAGCCGTTTAAATGTGACATATGCGACAAGGGCTTCCGGTTGTCTTATCACATGAAGAAGCACCGGCGGACGCACGCCGGCAAGCCGAAGAGCTACATATGTGAGGAGTGCGGCGTGTCCTTCCTCCATAAAAAGTCTCTTTGGGAACACTCGCTCTGTCACGACGTGAAAGTAGAACCATCGTTCGCTGGTGAAGTGAGAATAGAATTTCAATAG